The Brevibacillus choshinensis genome includes the window AGATATCGTTATCCAGTACGGTTATATTGCCATCTTCATTTCCGCTCCTTTTACCGTTTGTATTTTCATGAAATCGTTCAGCGACAAAGTCTACGGCAATCGGGATCTCGTCGGGCCCGTCCGCCATCTGCTGATTTGCTAGCAAATGTTAGTATGCCTCGACAGCACTAATTAAAGCGTCTTCGCTAGATAAACGTGAGGGGTTCTCCGTTTTTCCGTCTTCGCCAGTGGGCACGAACAGTTCGCCAAACTCCCGAATTTGCGTCTCCTTCGAAATTTCTTCCATCTCCTTCTGTGCTTTGAAGAAGGCGTAGCGTTTCTTCTTCGAGAACATGAACTCATCCGCGAGTTGAACGGATTCTTCCCTGAGTTCTACGTACTTTTCGTTGTTCAGCAGCGCTTAATTCAACTGAACCAATTTTCGGGTTCTTTCCTCCGCATGGGGATCTCGCCTGAGTGATGCCACTTCAGCGAAGCCCCCTCATGGACGATGAGACGTTGATGATTCGGTGTGTGAGCAGAGATTCAAGGAGGGACTTTTTTTGAACAATTGGTGAGGGATCCATATAACTAATTATTCATCATCTGTTCTGAGTGAATGTTGGGTTGATCATTGTTTGTTTGGGGATTTGACCCCGTATCAATTGCCTAGATTGGAACACAACTTTACACAAAACATACACGAGATACACAAGTATGTCCGTGTTTGATTTTAAACTAATTTATAAGTGATTAATTATCTGAAATAACAGAAAACAAATTTTAATGACTGTCATATTCACATTAATACTTAGCCCATGTTTCAAAAGCTTATGTTTGTAACATCAAAACTGGTTAAACGCCGCAGTCAATTGATTCCCCACTCAAGACTGGTAAAAATCGCTTAATATTCCAAGTCTGTTTCTAGAGAAATCGGCCATTACTCTCCATCAAAGAACACTGCTTTGCGGATGAAAATGACACGAAAGCACTAACACCTAGGAGGTGGCTTTATAAATCAGGCGTACTTCACTGGTTCAGTCACTAAGCAGTCCCAAGGTTCAGCGGAGGAAGTCTGTGTCGTCGGTAGGGGAATGCGTATTTCCAGGTAGTTTGCTGCTAACGATGCTTGTGTAAGCAAGTAGATCAAAGTGAACCAGGAGGGGTTATAAAATGGATAAAATAACCTATTATGAATTGCTTGAAAATAAACTTCCTACTTATAAAGACATAATGATCTCAAGCGATTTCTGATTGCTCCAGAGCCACAACTGGAGGGAGGTGATTTAACAGAAGATGCGCATCGTTTCAGTGCAGCTCCAGACGTTGCAGGACATCCGACAGGCGGTGCGGTTGACGTTCGAATCATCGGATTTGATGGTGCACCAATTGACATAGTTCCAGCTTTTGAGTCGGATAAAGACGTTTGTGTATTTTCTTCGTTTGTCGAGAGAGTAGTGTGGAACAACCGGCAAGTATTGCGGAATTGCATGGTAAAGGCCGGGTTTGCTCCATTTAAGGGCGAATGATGGCATTTTGCCTACGGAGATCGGGAATTGGCGAGCTATAACGGCAAGGCAGAGGCAATTTCTCAACAAATACGCTTTCAATTGTAATTATTATGCTCCGCAAAATAATAAGGAGTGAAGCAAAGTGACACAACTAGTTTTTGTAAACGCAAACAATATGACACTAGGTATCATGCTACTTTAGGAGCAAGGTGAAATCGAAATTGAAGATAAATTGAACAGTATTCTACCAGATTTCCCATACCTTGATAATAGAATGGAGGTTACAGGATGGGAGCCTATTCATTCAAACGCCTTATCCAGGGGTTGCTGCTCATAATAACTGTGAGCTACCTAGCATTTGCCTTATTGTATATCATGCCGGGAGATCCGATCGATATTCTTACGGGGGATCGTGTAGCGCCTGAGAAAAAGGCTGAATTACGAATCAGTTATGGCTTGGATAAACCAATGTATATTCAATATTATAATTGGCTGAAGAAGGTGGTTTCTGGCGATTTTGGCAATTCGATAAAGACAAAACAGCCAGTAGCGGAAGCCTTGAGTCAGCGTATTCCGTTGACATTAAAACTGATCGGTATTGCAACCGTCATTCAAGTTCTAATATCAATACCGTTGGGTTTAATAGCCGCATATAAGAAAGACTCATGGGTCGATCGTCTACTTATGACATTTGCAAGTTTTACTCAGGTTATTCCTAATTATTGGCTGGGGATACTACTTATTCTTTTGTTTTCAATAACACTAAAATGGCTGCCGATGAATGGCTATTCAAGTGTAAATCACTTTATCCTGCCTATTATATCCGTTGCATTCGGTGGGGCTGCAGGATTAATTCGATTAGCAAAAACAGAGGTTCTGGATGTTTTTCGTGAGAAATATGTACTGACAGCATATGCAAAAGGATTGTCTGACAAGGCTGTAATTCTTCGCCATGTACTCCGTAATTCATTGATCCTTATTGTTACTTTGGTTTTTATGAATATACCGTGGATCATTTCGGGGGCTGTAATAATCGAGAATGTATTTGTCATTCCGGGAATGGGCAGTTATTTGACAAACGCAATTACAAATCAGGATTTCCCGGTTGTTCAGGCTTGTGTATTGATCATTACCGTATTGACTGTTTTGTGCAATCTTGCAAGTGATCTGATTAACGGGATGTTGGATCCACGAATTCGTATGGAAATTTCGAGAGGTAACTGATATGGATAAGATAAAATTCTTAAAAAATAAAGCGAAATATTCTAATTTAATTATCGGTAGTAGTATGATTTTATTGCTTTTACTTGTAGCTATCTTTGCTAATGTTATAGCACCTTATCGATACGATGATTCAATGATGAACGAAAGGCTTCAAGAGCCAAGTATACATCATTTATTAGGTACCGATTTCTATGGGCGGGATGTATTCAGTCGTATTTTGTATGGAGCACGCATCGCATTGCAGATTGCGCTACAATCGGTCGGCATACAGCTTGTAATAGGCGTTACAATCGGTTTGTTGTGCGGCTATTTTGGAGGATGGATCGATCGCATTTTATCATTCATTATGGATATTACCTGGGCGATGCCGCCGCTTATTATAGCATTTGCGGTTGTTTCGGTACTTGGGCAAAGTCTTAACAATGCTATTATAGCGATCGCAGTAGTAAGCTGGGCTCAGTATGCCCGTATTGTACGTGCAAAGACAATGTCAATAAAAAACATGGCATTTTTGGAGACAGGCATTGCTTTTGGCGAGAGCACGCCAGCTCTACTTTTACGCTATATATTGCCAAACGTTGTTCCAGCTATGGTAGTGATTGCGTCAATATCAATACCAAGCGCTATAATGTCAACAACTGCCCTTAGCTTTCTTGGCTTAGGGGCTCAATCACCGTCACCAGATTGGGGACTTGCTTTAAGTGATAGTGTCCGGCATTTGACGATGGCACCATGGCTAGGCATAGCACCTGGTCTAGCACTTGTTTATACGACCCTTGGTTTTTCAATGCTTGGGGAAGGGCTGCGTGATCTGATTGACCCGCGTTTACGATCGCTATAAGGGGGCTTGCATACAAATGGAAACACTTTTGAAAATTAAAAATCTTAAAATAGACTATGCCGTACGTGGAGGTACGTTGTCTGCAGTAAATAATGTGAGTCTCGATATCAAACCAAAAGAAATTTTTGCGTTTCTCGGCGAATCAGGTTGCGGTAAATCGACTCTTTCATTAGCAATAATGCGTTTGCTTATGGATCGCAACACATCGGTTTCTGGAGAAATCGAATTCAAAGGAACAAACCTTTTAACACTTTCAAACCATGAGATGAATTCGGTGCGGGGACGACAAATCGGAATGATCTTCCAAAACCCACTTGATTCACTTAATCCGGTTTACCGCTCAGGCACACAGGTATATGAAGCCTTAACGCTTGACAAGGTTACTCGTCAGCAGGCATGGTCAAAAGTACTTCAGCTCTACCAAGATGTTAAGATTCCCGATGCTGAGCGCCGCATGAAAAGCTTTCCGAATGAGATGTCAGGAGGCATGCGTCAGAGAGTGATGATAGCAATGATGCTGTCACGCAACCCGGAACTATTAATAGCCGATGAACCCACAACGGCACTCGATGTAACTACCGAGGCTCAGATACTCAATATTATGCGCTCGCTACGAGATCAGTACGGTACGGCAATCCTTGTTATCACTCACAATTTAGGGATTGTCGCGGAAATCGCTGACCGTGTGGGAGTAATGTATGCTGGTGAACTTGTTGAAATGGGGGATGTCAACACTATATTTGAAAATCCTTTGCATCCTTATACGAAGGCATTAATGAAAGCACTACCACGTCAATCAAAGAACGTTGGCCGTATTTCAACGATTGAAGGTACTGTCCCACGCATAATCGGAGAATATAACGGTTGCCGGTTTGCAAATCGTTGCCCTTTTGCAGTAGATATCTGCGGTTCAAAGACACCGACTATGCGTGAAATTACTACCGGGCACTTTGTCAGCTGCCATAGAGAGGAAATACTATGAGCGAAGCAATGATTCATATTACAAACATAAAAAAACATTTTTATATCACAGATGGTTTCTTGTTTAACAAACGTAAAATTGCTATTAAAGCAGTTGACGATGTTAGTCTGACCGTTCAAAAGGGCGAAATTGTCGGTATTGTAGGCGAATCAGGTTCAGGAAAAACTACACTTGCTCGAATCATACTTGGACTAATCAAGCAAACAGATGGCTCTGTGACTATAAATGGTACGGATATGAATCGTATCGGCAGAAACGCATTAAAAAAAATGCGGCGTGATATTGCGGTAGTTTTTCAGGACCCGGCCTCTAATCTCAATCCTCGCATCACGGTTGAGGAATCTATTATGCGCCCAATGCGAATTTATGGTGTGCCGCTAAAGGAAGCGAAAACACGAGCCCGTGAAGTAATGGAGAAAGTAAAACTGGATGCTTGTTATCTGGAAAGCTACCCGCACCAGCTTTCCGGCGGGCAACTTCAGCGCATTGCAGTAGCACGCGCGTTGGCGGTTCGTCCCAAAATCATGATATTGGACGAGCCAACCAGCGCACTTGATATATCTGTTCAGGCTCAGGTACTCAACCTGTTGCTTGATTTGCAGGAGGAGTATGGATTGACCTATTTGGTTATCAGCCATGACCTCAATGTTATTCGCTATGTAAGCGATAAAATTGCCGTAATGTATCTAGGCAAAATTGTTGAATACGGGCCTGCCGAGGAAGTGTTTTTACATCCAAAACACCCTTATACTGTTGGACTCATGGCAGCAGTGCCCATTATGAATCCAAGGCTGCGGGGCAGAAAAGTACCTTTGCTGGGGGGAGAGACTGGAAGTCTTATTGATATCAAGCCTGGTTGCAGTTTGGTATCGCGATGCATTCATGTCACGGAGGCTTGCAGAAAAATCTCGCCTGCACTTATCGAAATCTCAAATGGCCATTTAGCTGCATGCCATTTATACAATGAAAAATAAAAGAAAGGGGGAAAACAAACAGCTTTTATTAAAATCTTGGAGAGGAGATAGCAAGGGTAGATTACAGATGAAACACTCAGTTTCCCAGCATAAAAAACGCATCTAACTCGTAAGACTAGTGAAATTTCGAAGGAGGCATGACGATGAAAAGTAAACATATTTTTAGTATGGTTTTGGTCCTTGTGTTAATTTTTAGTTTAGTTACTGGTTGCAATAAAGCTGACAATAATGATGAGCAAGAAAAGACAGCTGCAGTACCGCGGTCAATCGTGATTTCTTCTCCTGAATGGCAAGGTGCAGATACAGCTCAAATAACTGCAACTTATTCTTCTCAAAATTTAATTGCCGATCCACTGCTCAATTATGAAACGGATGGATCCCTGACCTCGAACGTTGCAAAATCTTATAATGTCAGTCCGGACGGCCTAACTGTTACGATTGAGATGCCTGATGACCTCAAGTTTCATGATGGTACATCTGTTACACCGAATGATGTGAAATTTTCTTTTGAATATTTTATAAAAGTAAGTCCCTTTGCTGATGATTTTGCAGCAGTCAAATCTGTCGAAGTCAGCGGTAATAATGTGATTGTTTCTCTAAGCACGCCTTCGACAACACTTTTGTTTAATCTAGGGTCGAACATCTTTCCTATTTTAAAAGAAGCTGATAGTAACGGCAAGACAAAGGAACAATTACTGTGGGGCACTACTGTTTATGGCGCATTCTATGTTGATGAATATGTCGCCGGTGATCACGTAACATTGAAGAAGAATCCTTATTATAAAACATACAATCAACATGTTATCAATAAAGGTGCAATGAATGTTGAAACAATCACTGTGCGTTTTATTAAAGACACGTTTGCAAATGTGCAAGGTATGTTATCTGGAGAAATTGCAAATGTGGAAGGACTCTCGGCCGACGTAAAGACTCAGTTGGCAGATAATCCGGATATCGTTACTGATTGGGAATCACAACCTAGTGTAGCACGCTTCGAAATGAATAACGATTTTGAGCTTTTCAAGGATCCCGATATCAGACTGGCAATGATGCTTTTGATTGACCGCGAAAAAACAAAAGTATATTCCAATGGAAACTACGAACCAGTTTATTCTTATAGTGTAAGCGGAATGACAGATTATAGTTCTTCGGCTGAAGAGTATTTTAAGGCAAAATACGTTAATGACGCCAAACGTGCTTTGCAGATTCTTTCGGACAAAGGCTGGAATGATAGCGATGGAGACGGTTTTTTGGATCGCAACGGCAAAAAGTTTGAATTTACTGTATCGCTCAACAATAATGCTATGAAAAATCTTGCTGAATGCCTCCAAATTGTATTTAAAGAAAAAGGCATAAAGATGAATCTCAACTATATGGATACTGGGGCATTTAGGAATTTGTTTAAAAGCGACACGCATGAAGCAGCTATCAGTTTGTTTCAATGGGGTGACACAGCAGGTACGCTTCCCTATATTGTAAAGGACAAGAACATATTTGACTCTAAAGCGTACGATGAAATTCTTCAAGAGGCTATCACTACGGCAGATAAAGAAAAGCGTATGGCAGGCTATACAAAGGCTCAACAGATGCTCATGGATTCAAGATGCAATCTTCCGCTTGTTCGTGTAAATTCGTTGCTTGTATACAATCAAAAGAGTTTACCTAATTTTAAAGTAATTAATAACATTCCATATTTTAACGACGTACGTTAGTGCTTGTCATACAAGAAGGATACTGTTGAATAGCTTATGAAAGTTGCTACGTGTATGGAACGACCCCCATTTTTACAATTCCACACGTCGATGAGTGAATCATTCATATGGAGGAGTAAATCATGCAAAATTCAATATACAAAATGATGCATAGCTATACGAAGGAAGCGTATGAACGTGGCTTTTTCAACGGGTGTATATTGCTTGCGCACAAGAATGACATCCTTTTTGAAACAGCACTTGGAATTGCCAATATGGCAAAAAAAACAGAACTTAATCTGGATAGCGTATTTGAACTAGCATCTGTGAGCAAGCAGTTTACAGCTTCTGCAATCATATTGCTTAACGATAAAGGGGTTCTTTCCTTAAACGATGACTTGGAAAAATATTTTCCCGGGATCCCGTATAAAGGACGAACAATAAAGAATCTACTTAACCACACTACAGGAATCCCTGACTACGAGAAGTGGGTAATCAAGCAAGCTGAGCAGACGGGAACAATACCCAAAAATGATGTTATCGAAAAATTTCTTATTGAATCCAATCTTCCAGAAGAATTTGCAGTAGGTACCAAATGGAGTTATTCAAATACAGGCTATGCTGCTTTGGCTTTGATAATAGAGAAGGCATCAGGCATGCCATTTGGTACTTTTTTAGAAAAAGAGTTTTTTCAACCGGCAAAAATGAGTAGCACCTGCGTCTACCACAGGCGTTTGAACGGAGATACCATTCCTAATTATGCGTACGGCTATATTTTCGAAAATGGTGAATATATACTGCCGGATGACTCACAGAGCAGCCAGTTTGTCATTCCCTTGGATGGGATTGAAGGAGATGGCATCGTCAACTCAAATCTCCATGACATGCTAAAGTGGAGTCTTGTATTGAAGGAAGGAAAGATTATCTCACATGCCAGCCAGCAGGAGATGTATACTCCAACATATGTAAATGGGGAATCGGTGCCCTACGGGTATGGTTGGAGGTTATTTAATAATGAAAAAGCTGGGTATGGTGTGCGTCATGCAGGCGGATGGCCGGGATATCACACTCATTTTATCCGTTATATTGACAAGGAAATGACTTTGGTTCTGTTGATGAATTTGAGTGGGGATATATGGGGGAGACGTACATTCCTTGAAGGCGTTGAGTCTATAGTTGAAGGTCGGATGCCACAACCAATAACACCAACCGATGAACTTATTGATCTAGATTTTGATAAGTCAAAATACCTGGCTCTGTGTGGGAACTATGAGGGGGACATTTCAGTAAGTTTGAAGGAAAACAGCTTATTTGCTTCTTTCAATACGAGGGAACAAACCGAGACACACGAAATTTTGCCTGCGAAATACGGACGGTTTATTACTCGCACAGGCTTTAGTTTTAAATTCGGGGGCTCAATGATTACTTTAACAAATGCTGGGGGAGGCGAGTCCAAACATAAAAAGATTGAGGATTAACTGACGCTTTATGTTGTCGAACATCACTTGCTGCTGGCGTTACGGTCCGGATATAACCAGCATTTTTCTATACTGGCCAAGGAGTCAGCTTTATCAGCAAGTATGCTGATGATAAGATTCATCGATACGTACCGGTGCACGTCACCAATCTCTTTCCGGACAACTTTGGCACGTTGGGTTGTAATAAAGGATAAGAACTACTACTTTGTCCGCAACGCAGAGGGAGAAGTCAAGCGTTTTGCCTTGTACGAAAGTGGAAGCCGTAAAAGCGAAATCAAAACACGGGAGGAAACAAGAATGAAAGTGTTTATTTCCTTGGACATGGAAGGGATTTCTGGCATTACGGAGTGGGAGGATACCATTCCGGGTCGTCGGCATTACGAGGCAGGACGTCGGCTGCTTACCCAAGACGTAAACGCCGCCATCGAAGGTGCACTGGAAGGAGGAGCTACACAGATTGTCGTCAATGAGTCACACGGCCCAATGAACAATTTGATCCTTGAGGATTTGCATCCACAGGCGGACGTCATCCGCGGGTTCTTCAAGCCACTGGGCATGATGCAAGGAATTGACAGCACGTACGACGCCGCCTTTTTTGTCGGGTATCACGGAATGGCAGGCGTGGGTGATGCAGTGCTCAATCATACGTATTCCAGCTTGGCAATCCACCGTTTAGTGCTGAATGGCAAAGAAGTGGGAGAGGCAGGATTAAATGCAGCTATTGCTGGAGCATTTGGCGTTCCAGTCGTACTGGTGACAGGC containing:
- a CDS encoding ABC transporter permease encodes the protein MGAYSFKRLIQGLLLIITVSYLAFALLYIMPGDPIDILTGDRVAPEKKAELRISYGLDKPMYIQYYNWLKKVVSGDFGNSIKTKQPVAEALSQRIPLTLKLIGIATVIQVLISIPLGLIAAYKKDSWVDRLLMTFASFTQVIPNYWLGILLILLFSITLKWLPMNGYSSVNHFILPIISVAFGGAAGLIRLAKTEVLDVFREKYVLTAYAKGLSDKAVILRHVLRNSLILIVTLVFMNIPWIISGAVIIENVFVIPGMGSYLTNAITNQDFPVVQACVLIITVLTVLCNLASDLINGMLDPRIRMEISRGN
- a CDS encoding ABC transporter permease — encoded protein: MDKIKFLKNKAKYSNLIIGSSMILLLLLVAIFANVIAPYRYDDSMMNERLQEPSIHHLLGTDFYGRDVFSRILYGARIALQIALQSVGIQLVIGVTIGLLCGYFGGWIDRILSFIMDITWAMPPLIIAFAVVSVLGQSLNNAIIAIAVVSWAQYARIVRAKTMSIKNMAFLETGIAFGESTPALLLRYILPNVVPAMVVIASISIPSAIMSTTALSFLGLGAQSPSPDWGLALSDSVRHLTMAPWLGIAPGLALVYTTLGFSMLGEGLRDLIDPRLRSL
- a CDS encoding ABC transporter ATP-binding protein — its product is METLLKIKNLKIDYAVRGGTLSAVNNVSLDIKPKEIFAFLGESGCGKSTLSLAIMRLLMDRNTSVSGEIEFKGTNLLTLSNHEMNSVRGRQIGMIFQNPLDSLNPVYRSGTQVYEALTLDKVTRQQAWSKVLQLYQDVKIPDAERRMKSFPNEMSGGMRQRVMIAMMLSRNPELLIADEPTTALDVTTEAQILNIMRSLRDQYGTAILVITHNLGIVAEIADRVGVMYAGELVEMGDVNTIFENPLHPYTKALMKALPRQSKNVGRISTIEGTVPRIIGEYNGCRFANRCPFAVDICGSKTPTMREITTGHFVSCHREEIL
- a CDS encoding ABC transporter ATP-binding protein produces the protein MSEAMIHITNIKKHFYITDGFLFNKRKIAIKAVDDVSLTVQKGEIVGIVGESGSGKTTLARIILGLIKQTDGSVTINGTDMNRIGRNALKKMRRDIAVVFQDPASNLNPRITVEESIMRPMRIYGVPLKEAKTRAREVMEKVKLDACYLESYPHQLSGGQLQRIAVARALAVRPKIMILDEPTSALDISVQAQVLNLLLDLQEEYGLTYLVISHDLNVIRYVSDKIAVMYLGKIVEYGPAEEVFLHPKHPYTVGLMAAVPIMNPRLRGRKVPLLGGETGSLIDIKPGCSLVSRCIHVTEACRKISPALIEISNGHLAACHLYNEK
- a CDS encoding ABC transporter substrate-binding protein, with the translated sequence MKSKHIFSMVLVLVLIFSLVTGCNKADNNDEQEKTAAVPRSIVISSPEWQGADTAQITATYSSQNLIADPLLNYETDGSLTSNVAKSYNVSPDGLTVTIEMPDDLKFHDGTSVTPNDVKFSFEYFIKVSPFADDFAAVKSVEVSGNNVIVSLSTPSTTLLFNLGSNIFPILKEADSNGKTKEQLLWGTTVYGAFYVDEYVAGDHVTLKKNPYYKTYNQHVINKGAMNVETITVRFIKDTFANVQGMLSGEIANVEGLSADVKTQLADNPDIVTDWESQPSVARFEMNNDFELFKDPDIRLAMMLLIDREKTKVYSNGNYEPVYSYSVSGMTDYSSSAEEYFKAKYVNDAKRALQILSDKGWNDSDGDGFLDRNGKKFEFTVSLNNNAMKNLAECLQIVFKEKGIKMNLNYMDTGAFRNLFKSDTHEAAISLFQWGDTAGTLPYIVKDKNIFDSKAYDEILQEAITTADKEKRMAGYTKAQQMLMDSRCNLPLVRVNSLLVYNQKSLPNFKVINNIPYFNDVR
- a CDS encoding serine hydrolase domain-containing protein; amino-acid sequence: MQNSIYKMMHSYTKEAYERGFFNGCILLAHKNDILFETALGIANMAKKTELNLDSVFELASVSKQFTASAIILLNDKGVLSLNDDLEKYFPGIPYKGRTIKNLLNHTTGIPDYEKWVIKQAEQTGTIPKNDVIEKFLIESNLPEEFAVGTKWSYSNTGYAALALIIEKASGMPFGTFLEKEFFQPAKMSSTCVYHRRLNGDTIPNYAYGYIFENGEYILPDDSQSSQFVIPLDGIEGDGIVNSNLHDMLKWSLVLKEGKIISHASQQEMYTPTYVNGESVPYGYGWRLFNNEKAGYGVRHAGGWPGYHTHFIRYIDKEMTLVLLMNLSGDIWGRRTFLEGVESIVEGRMPQPITPTDELIDLDFDKSKYLALCGNYEGDISVSLKENSLFASFNTREQTETHEILPAKYGRFITRTGFSFKFGGSMITLTNAGGGESKHKKIED
- a CDS encoding M55 family metallopeptidase gives rise to the protein MKVFISLDMEGISGITEWEDTIPGRRHYEAGRRLLTQDVNAAIEGALEGGATQIVVNESHGPMNNLILEDLHPQADVIRGFFKPLGMMQGIDSTYDAAFFVGYHGMAGVGDAVLNHTYSSLAIHRLVLNGKEVGEAGLNAAIAGAFGVPVVLVTGDSQTAQEVEEEIPGVFTVAVKTGITGLSSQVIHPVRAREMIRQQAKEALINLSKVQPLVQKAENTLEVEFTKSQIATAVSWMPEVELIEGRTIRFQSPNVVTMMPVLKSMLMIAGQVNRMVTG